A genome region from Streptomyces sp. NBC_00878 includes the following:
- a CDS encoding aminoglycoside phosphotransferase family protein has protein sequence MYAASSSVSAPPRSLHARPVGSGPYLDPVRPAAPVLGAGRARRVPGLGTQPLSGRLDLSGPQGAQLRTAIASVHRICPEFTPVQVLRRSGRSVLLVGTTGRSTAVAKCLLDHSPVWTERIRHEIAAYRSFVRHRPPVRVPRLIAADPDNCTLVIERMPGRVAALQRHPAEAPPRADIRAALGAICRLNAWRPPPGTFAAPLDYAARISRYHELGLLTDRDMGDLQKLVHGIAHSSGRQGMGQFCHGDSLLSNILLSPAGPVLVDWEHAGWYLPGYDLATLWAVLGDAPVARRQISQLAQSAGPASRDAFLVNLMLVVTREIRTYETAVQRSMHETTPAAPGPAHPGAAPSGEEQRLLLRRLHDDCQMARKAVRAAVGTR, from the coding sequence ATGTACGCAGCATCGTCCTCCGTGTCCGCTCCGCCCCGGTCACTGCACGCCCGCCCGGTCGGCAGCGGCCCTTACCTCGACCCCGTACGCCCTGCGGCTCCCGTGCTCGGTGCCGGTCGAGCACGACGCGTGCCGGGGCTCGGCACCCAACCGCTCAGCGGGAGACTCGACTTGTCCGGCCCTCAGGGCGCGCAGCTGCGCACGGCGATCGCGTCGGTGCACCGGATCTGTCCGGAGTTCACTCCGGTGCAGGTGCTGCGCCGCAGTGGCCGCTCCGTGCTCCTCGTCGGCACGACGGGGCGCAGCACCGCCGTCGCCAAATGCTTACTGGACCACTCTCCGGTGTGGACCGAGCGCATCCGTCATGAAATAGCGGCATACCGCTCGTTCGTGCGGCACCGGCCCCCGGTGCGGGTGCCGCGCCTGATCGCGGCGGACCCGGACAACTGCACACTGGTGATCGAGCGGATGCCGGGGCGGGTGGCGGCGTTGCAGCGGCATCCGGCGGAGGCCCCGCCGCGCGCGGACATCAGGGCTGCGCTCGGCGCGATCTGCCGACTCAACGCGTGGCGGCCACCGCCGGGGACGTTCGCCGCCCCGCTGGACTACGCGGCGCGGATCTCCCGGTATCACGAGCTGGGGTTGCTCACCGACCGGGACATGGGCGATCTGCAGAAGCTGGTGCACGGCATCGCGCACTCGTCGGGACGTCAGGGCATGGGCCAGTTCTGCCACGGCGACTCCCTCCTGTCGAACATCCTCCTTTCACCGGCCGGTCCAGTGCTGGTGGACTGGGAGCACGCGGGCTGGTATCTGCCGGGGTACGACCTGGCGACGCTGTGGGCGGTCCTCGGGGACGCGCCCGTCGCCCGGCGGCAGATCAGCCAGCTCGCGCAGTCGGCGGGACCCGCGTCGCGTGACGCGTTCCTGGTGAACCTGATGCTCGTCGTCACCAGGGAGATCCGTACGTACGAGACGGCCGTGCAGCGTTCGATGCACGAGACGACCCCGGCGGCACCGGGACCGGCCCACCCGGGTGCTGCGCCGTCCGGCGAGGAACAGCGGCTGCTGCTGAGGCGGCTGCACGACGACTGCCAGATGGCCCGCAAGGCCGTCCGAGCGGCGGTCGGCACTCGCTGA
- a CDS encoding PP2C family protein-serine/threonine phosphatase, with translation MPSHLSADHPAAQPPPRGSVDALISQTRRLRGEVDAVRRDAPADGTDPEGRWQRALCDLAMHQLSDLDEHLAQLRDGPPSVPAAHEAAAPVVRTVPAAPSYGSLLSRVGSAEWNLLTDEATWSGELYQILGRDRAAPPLTLDELPSVVLDQDRPILTAMVTDCLIDAKPIDGEFRIVRPDGDVRTVHMMGEPVLDADGGTASMWAVLRDVSELRRSQRTVSETRDSLQHQRHFAQTERRLAVELQEAVLPPWRGSLRLPRQGPETLDLAARYLPSSTSELIGGDWYDALELPGGDTLLSVGDLTGRGVTVTSGMAMMIGALRGMAVAGTEPGQLMAWLNQLLDASVQPALGSAVCCRYRPESRTLTWAQAGHPAPLLFRNGTGRMLTPPDGVLLGATSGAVYGQAEETLEPGDLLLLHTDGLVPGRWGTPRSGHTGEAESGGGIAGVSRLLDLAPRFGEARTAQDCVRTVVEEFGETEREDDACVLIARVAT, from the coding sequence ATGCCGTCCCATCTCTCGGCGGACCACCCTGCCGCCCAGCCGCCCCCGCGCGGCTCGGTCGACGCGCTCATTTCCCAGACGCGCCGGCTGCGTGGCGAGGTGGACGCCGTACGGCGCGACGCGCCGGCCGACGGCACGGACCCGGAGGGACGCTGGCAGCGTGCCCTGTGCGACCTGGCGATGCATCAACTCAGCGATCTCGACGAGCACTTGGCGCAGCTCAGGGACGGCCCGCCGTCCGTGCCCGCCGCGCACGAGGCGGCGGCCCCCGTCGTACGGACCGTGCCGGCCGCACCCTCGTACGGCTCACTGCTCAGCCGGGTCGGCAGCGCCGAGTGGAACCTGCTGACGGACGAGGCGACCTGGTCCGGTGAGCTCTACCAGATTCTCGGCCGCGACCGGGCCGCTCCCCCGCTCACCCTCGACGAACTGCCGTCCGTGGTGCTGGACCAGGACCGGCCGATACTGACGGCGATGGTCACGGACTGCCTCATCGACGCCAAGCCGATCGACGGCGAGTTCCGCATCGTCCGGCCCGACGGCGACGTGCGGACCGTGCACATGATGGGCGAGCCCGTGCTCGACGCGGACGGCGGCACCGCCTCGATGTGGGCGGTCCTGAGGGACGTCAGCGAGCTGCGCCGCAGCCAGCGGACCGTCAGCGAGACCCGTGACTCGCTGCAGCACCAACGCCACTTCGCGCAGACCGAGCGCCGGCTCGCGGTCGAGTTGCAGGAGGCCGTGCTGCCGCCGTGGCGCGGTTCCCTGCGGCTCCCGCGCCAGGGACCCGAGACACTCGACCTGGCCGCCCGCTATCTGCCCTCCTCGACGAGCGAGCTCATCGGCGGCGACTGGTACGACGCTCTCGAACTGCCCGGTGGGGACACGCTGTTGAGCGTGGGTGACCTCACCGGCCGCGGCGTGACCGTCACTTCGGGCATGGCGATGATGATCGGCGCCCTGCGCGGTATGGCCGTGGCGGGGACCGAGCCCGGACAGCTCATGGCATGGCTCAACCAGTTACTCGACGCCTCGGTCCAACCGGCCCTGGGCAGCGCGGTGTGCTGCCGCTACCGGCCCGAGAGCCGCACACTCACATGGGCGCAGGCAGGACACCCCGCCCCGCTGCTGTTCCGCAACGGGACGGGGCGCATGCTCACACCGCCGGACGGCGTCCTGCTCGGTGCCACCTCGGGCGCCGTCTACGGACAGGCCGAGGAAACACTCGAACCGGGCGACCTGCTCCTCCTGCACACCGACGGACTGGTCCCCGGCCGATGGGGGACCCCCCGCTCGGGGCACACGGGCGAAGCCGAGAGCGGCGGAGGCATCGCGGGCGTCAGCCGTCTCCTCGACCTGGCCCCCCGTTTCGGCGAGGCCCGCACCGCACAGGACTGCGTACGGACGGTCGTGGAGGAGTTCGGCGAGACGGAGCGCGAGGACGACGCCTGCGTACTCATCGCCAGGGTTGCCACCTGA
- a CDS encoding chemotaxis protein, which translates to MEHVLSPTTLTELRRPRPYPAVSVLTPTHRREPDKAQDPVRLRNVLAEAKKQLESDPAVSRERRMDVVEQLEQALTEVDLVHAEDGLAIFAAPGEHQVWSLARTVPERVVLSDTFLTRNLVAAQAAERPFWVLAVSADRISLWSGGGGHVVETEVAGFPLTRSLEDPDAERQERVGDLPSTFRDERTRHFLRDGDTALARVLRGAPRPVYVTGEQAALSLLDEIGTVAKDAVHVPHGGLAHASADAVWQAVSPLVTAEDRKHADTVTRELETARGRRAFAAGVDEVWQNATAGRVRLLAVEENYRVTVRDDGGDHLVPAGTEDLDARDNIVDEIVEQCLDTGAQVRFVPDGTLGDAEGIAGVLRY; encoded by the coding sequence ATGGAGCATGTTCTCAGCCCCACCACACTCACCGAGCTGCGCCGCCCGCGGCCCTATCCGGCCGTGTCCGTGCTCACTCCGACGCATCGCCGCGAGCCGGACAAGGCGCAGGATCCCGTCCGGCTGCGGAACGTCCTGGCCGAGGCGAAGAAGCAGCTCGAATCCGACCCCGCGGTCTCCCGTGAACGGCGGATGGACGTCGTCGAGCAGTTGGAGCAGGCGCTCACGGAGGTCGATCTGGTCCACGCCGAGGACGGCCTCGCGATCTTCGCGGCCCCCGGGGAGCACCAGGTGTGGTCGCTGGCCCGTACCGTGCCGGAGCGCGTCGTCCTCTCGGACACCTTCCTGACCCGCAATCTCGTCGCCGCGCAGGCCGCCGAGCGCCCGTTCTGGGTGCTGGCCGTCTCCGCGGACCGGATCTCCCTGTGGAGCGGCGGCGGGGGACATGTCGTCGAGACCGAGGTGGCCGGCTTCCCGCTGACGCGGAGCCTGGAGGACCCGGACGCCGAGCGCCAGGAACGCGTCGGCGACCTGCCGAGCACCTTCCGCGACGAGCGGACGCGGCATTTCCTGCGGGACGGCGACACCGCCCTCGCCCGCGTCCTGCGCGGCGCCCCGCGACCGGTGTACGTCACCGGCGAGCAGGCCGCGCTCTCCCTGCTCGACGAGATCGGCACCGTCGCCAAGGACGCCGTCCACGTGCCGCACGGCGGTCTCGCGCACGCGAGTGCCGACGCCGTGTGGCAGGCGGTCAGCCCCCTGGTCACGGCCGAGGACCGGAAGCACGCCGACACCGTGACGCGGGAACTCGAAACCGCCAGGGGCCGACGGGCGTTCGCGGCCGGCGTCGACGAGGTCTGGCAGAACGCGACGGCCGGCCGCGTCCGGCTGCTGGCCGTCGAGGAGAACTACCGCGTGACCGTACGCGACGACGGCGGCGACCATCTCGTCCCGGCCGGCACCGAGGACCTGGACGCCCGCGACAACATCGTGGACGAGATCGTCGAACAGTGCCTGGACACCGGCGCGCAGGTCCGCTTCGTCCCGGACGGCACTCTGGGCGACGCGGAGGGCATCGCCGGAGTACTGCGCTACTGA
- a CDS encoding alpha/beta hydrolase: MLSTHQRRAFTGAVTLALLGAALPSVATADTDRPDLSRFYGQRIKWSACEGDDLPKYLQCGKVTVPLDYAKPADGTLDLALARFRATGKSRGSVVLNFGGPGGPGVSELTAGGKDFLGLTDGYDVVTFDPRGVGRSSPVSCGEGTGEATDETEPDAEDSNDPRAALDLLRKAAEECAKHSGPVLPHIGTVNASRDLDVMRQALGDKKLNYLGFSYGTRLGAVYAAQFPEKTGRLVLDGVDTLTEPLSEQGIASAQGQQTALADFLDWCTEDINCAFGQDSRTARRDVVRLIESLDEDPVPGDFGEPFSGQDLVGAIGQALYSKELWPALSQALTSLVQDGDTRGIMRFSTGGITLPGGITVPSDGSVPGDGAVPGDGAVPGNGGLTKDGEGGLIEEGDIPVDNLPAALVAINCADDPDRPTADQVTENIDRLRTEYEEASPVFGRYRLTQVLMCYGRPKGTSYIREKVRDVDTPKVLLVGTRGDPATPYRWTTETAARLGSSAVVLDNKGEGHTGYGSSKCVHRKVDDFLLYGSLPDDGSSCGTEE; encoded by the coding sequence ATGCTGTCCACGCACCAACGCCGCGCGTTCACCGGAGCCGTGACGCTGGCCCTGCTGGGAGCCGCGCTACCGTCGGTCGCCACGGCGGACACCGACCGTCCCGATCTGTCCCGCTTCTACGGCCAGCGGATCAAGTGGTCCGCCTGCGAGGGTGACGACCTGCCCAAGTACCTGCAGTGCGGGAAGGTGACCGTCCCGCTCGACTACGCGAAACCGGCCGACGGGACGCTCGACCTCGCCCTGGCCCGGTTCCGGGCGACGGGGAAGTCCAGGGGTTCGGTGGTCCTGAACTTCGGCGGCCCCGGCGGACCGGGAGTCAGCGAACTCACCGCCGGCGGCAAGGACTTTCTGGGCCTGACCGACGGCTACGACGTGGTGACGTTCGACCCGCGCGGCGTCGGCCGAAGCTCTCCGGTCAGCTGCGGTGAGGGGACCGGCGAGGCCACGGACGAGACGGAACCCGACGCGGAGGACAGCAACGACCCGCGGGCGGCTCTCGACCTGCTGCGCAAGGCCGCCGAGGAATGCGCCAAACACTCCGGGCCCGTCCTGCCCCACATAGGCACGGTCAACGCCTCGCGCGACCTCGACGTGATGCGCCAGGCCCTCGGCGACAAGAAGCTCAACTACCTCGGTTTCTCGTACGGAACGCGGCTGGGCGCGGTGTACGCGGCCCAGTTCCCCGAGAAGACGGGCCGGTTGGTGCTCGACGGCGTGGACACCCTCACCGAACCGCTGAGCGAACAGGGCATCGCCAGCGCCCAGGGCCAGCAGACAGCGCTTGCGGACTTCCTCGACTGGTGCACCGAGGACATCAACTGCGCGTTCGGACAGGATTCGCGCACTGCCCGGCGCGACGTGGTCCGGCTGATCGAATCGCTGGACGAGGACCCGGTGCCGGGGGACTTCGGCGAACCGTTCTCCGGCCAGGATCTGGTGGGCGCCATCGGCCAGGCCCTCTACAGCAAGGAGCTGTGGCCGGCCCTCTCGCAGGCGCTGACCTCGCTGGTCCAGGACGGCGACACCCGCGGCATCATGCGGTTCTCCACCGGCGGCATCACGCTCCCCGGAGGCATCACGGTCCCCAGCGACGGTTCAGTCCCCGGCGACGGTGCGGTTCCGGGGGACGGTGCGGTCCCGGGCAACGGCGGGCTCACCAAGGACGGGGAGGGGGGCTTGATCGAGGAGGGCGACATTCCCGTCGACAACCTCCCGGCCGCGCTGGTGGCGATCAACTGCGCCGACGACCCCGACCGGCCCACCGCCGACCAGGTCACCGAGAACATCGACCGGCTGCGTACCGAGTACGAGGAGGCCTCCCCGGTCTTCGGCCGGTACCGCCTCACCCAGGTCCTGATGTGCTACGGCCGTCCGAAGGGCACCAGCTACATCCGCGAGAAGGTACGCGACGTCGACACCCCGAAGGTGCTCCTCGTCGGCACCCGCGGTGACCCCGCGACCCCGTACCGCTGGACCACGGAGACCGCGGCCCGCCTCGGCTCGTCGGCCGTCGTCCTCGACAACAAGGGCGAGGGCCACACCGGGTACGGGTCCTCCAAGTGCGTGCACCGGAAGGTCGACGACTTCCTGTTGTACGGCTCACTGCCCGACGACGGGAGTTCATGCGGGACGGAGGAGTGA
- a CDS encoding GNAT family N-acetyltransferase, translated as MTSPSPESLVVTQATLDDWPVIKGWAADEGWDPGESDGGCFFAQDPEGFFLGRIDGEPVSAISVVNYGPDYAFLGCYLVRPDLRGRGYGLTTWKTALAHAGGRTIGLDGVVAQQDNYRQSGFELAYKTFRFGGVLGDVPAAGESDGTGVRAAEASDLDAITAYDSACYPADRPGFVQHWLTGPGHRALVRIVDGRLTGYSVIRPALTSLRVGPLFADTPDDARALFAGLAAEADGRPVAVDIPETSVAGVAMAEAYGLTPSFETARMYTGPVRPHATARVYAVTTLELG; from the coding sequence ATGACTTCTCCCAGCCCCGAAAGCCTCGTCGTCACGCAGGCCACGCTCGACGACTGGCCCGTGATCAAGGGGTGGGCGGCGGACGAGGGGTGGGATCCGGGGGAGTCGGACGGCGGGTGCTTCTTCGCCCAGGATCCCGAGGGGTTCTTCCTCGGCCGGATCGACGGTGAGCCGGTCTCGGCGATCTCCGTGGTCAACTACGGTCCTGACTACGCCTTCCTGGGCTGCTATCTCGTACGTCCGGATCTGCGGGGCCGCGGCTACGGCCTCACCACCTGGAAGACGGCCCTCGCCCACGCGGGCGGCCGGACGATCGGACTCGACGGAGTGGTCGCCCAGCAGGACAACTACCGCCAGTCGGGGTTCGAACTCGCCTACAAGACCTTCCGGTTCGGAGGCGTGCTCGGAGACGTCCCGGCCGCGGGTGAGTCGGACGGAACCGGTGTCCGGGCGGCCGAGGCGTCGGACCTCGACGCGATCACGGCGTACGACAGTGCCTGTTACCCCGCCGACCGACCGGGCTTCGTGCAGCACTGGCTCACCGGCCCCGGGCACCGCGCCCTGGTCCGTATCGTCGACGGTCGGCTCACCGGCTACAGCGTGATCCGGCCCGCGCTCACCTCCCTGCGCGTCGGACCGCTGTTCGCCGACACCCCGGACGACGCCCGCGCTCTCTTCGCCGGGCTGGCCGCTGAAGCCGACGGCCGCCCGGTAGCCGTCGACATCCCCGAGACGAGCGTGGCGGGCGTCGCCATGGCCGAGGCGTACGGTCTGACTCCGTCGTTCGAGACGGCCCGGATGTACACCGGCCCCGTCCGCCCGCACGCCACGGCCCGGGTCTACGCAGTCACCACACTCGAACTCGGCTAG
- a CDS encoding acyltransferase family protein, whose protein sequence is MSQDVPAPAPLALRERLPEKRARPAPARRDPYFDNVKYLTIVLVACGHAWEPLTHGSRTATAAYLTVYAFHMPAFALISGYFSRSFDMAPGRVRRLLSGVVVPFLVFETAYTLFYRWAQDDPSYPLSLLDPWYLMWFLVALFVWRLTTPIWLALRHPVPVALGFAVLAAVSPDLGGDIAIQRVLGFLPFFVLGLTLRAEHFERLRTWRVRLLALPVAAAALGAAYAVAPWFSAGWFYHRGSVTGQGAPNWAGLFTTPALFLLALVLTACFLAWVPGRHLWCTALGAGTMYGYLLHGFVIKASRFWDWYDHAWVRTPLGELAVTAAAVGLITVLCSGPVRSTFRFVVEPRMSWMFNHRGEAPTGGVRPTG, encoded by the coding sequence ATGTCGCAAGACGTACCAGCCCCCGCGCCCTTAGCTCTGCGGGAACGCCTGCCCGAGAAGCGGGCCCGGCCGGCGCCCGCCCGCAGAGACCCGTACTTCGACAACGTGAAGTACCTCACCATCGTGCTGGTGGCCTGCGGTCACGCGTGGGAGCCGCTGACCCACGGCAGCAGGACCGCGACGGCGGCGTATCTGACTGTGTACGCCTTCCACATGCCCGCGTTCGCTCTCATCTCCGGCTATTTCTCCCGGAGTTTCGACATGGCGCCGGGCCGGGTGCGCCGACTGCTGTCGGGCGTCGTCGTGCCGTTCCTCGTCTTCGAGACCGCCTACACGCTCTTCTACCGCTGGGCGCAGGACGATCCGAGCTATCCGCTGAGCCTGCTGGATCCCTGGTACCTGATGTGGTTCCTGGTCGCGCTGTTCGTCTGGCGGCTGACGACACCGATCTGGCTGGCGCTGCGCCACCCGGTACCGGTCGCGCTGGGTTTCGCCGTGCTGGCCGCCGTCTCACCGGACCTGGGCGGGGACATCGCGATCCAACGGGTGCTGGGCTTCCTGCCGTTCTTCGTGCTCGGACTGACGCTGCGCGCCGAGCACTTCGAGCGGCTGCGCACCTGGCGCGTACGGCTGCTCGCGCTGCCGGTGGCCGCAGCGGCACTCGGTGCGGCGTACGCGGTGGCGCCCTGGTTCAGTGCCGGATGGTTCTACCACCGGGGCAGCGTCACGGGCCAGGGCGCGCCGAACTGGGCGGGGCTGTTCACCACCCCTGCGCTGTTCCTTCTCGCCCTGGTCCTGACGGCCTGCTTCCTGGCATGGGTACCGGGCAGGCACCTGTGGTGCACCGCTCTGGGGGCCGGGACGATGTACGGCTATCTGCTGCACGGCTTCGTCATCAAGGCGTCCCGCTTCTGGGACTGGTACGACCACGCGTGGGTGCGTACCCCGCTCGGCGAACTGGCCGTCACGGCGGCCGCCGTGGGGCTCATCACGGTGCTGTGCTCGGGGCCGGTCCGTTCCACATTCCGGTTCGTCGTCGAACCCCGCATGTCCTGGATGTTCAACCACCGCGGCGAGGCCCCGACGGGCGGCGTGCGCCCGACGGGCTAG
- a CDS encoding methylated-DNA--[protein]-cysteine S-methyltransferase, producing the protein MTAYTTIDSPLGELLLVGEEDPDGVTLTSLTMPGQRNAPAVKPGWRRDPDRFADIARQLTAYFAGELTEFDTEFTPGGTDFQQRVWHALEEIPYGTSTTYGALAERLGVPRDRNQALGAAIGANPLLLVRPCHRVIGADGTMRGYAGGVERKVQLLTHEGVLQPTLL; encoded by the coding sequence ATGACCGCCTATACGACGATCGACAGCCCGCTGGGTGAACTGCTGCTGGTCGGTGAAGAGGACCCGGACGGCGTGACGTTGACCTCGCTGACCATGCCGGGGCAGCGGAACGCCCCTGCCGTGAAGCCCGGTTGGCGGCGCGACCCGGACCGCTTCGCGGACATCGCTCGCCAGCTGACCGCCTACTTCGCCGGTGAACTCACCGAGTTCGACACCGAGTTCACTCCGGGTGGCACGGACTTCCAGCAGCGCGTGTGGCATGCGCTGGAGGAGATCCCGTACGGCACGTCGACCACGTACGGAGCGCTCGCCGAGCGGCTCGGCGTGCCCCGCGACCGGAACCAGGCACTGGGCGCGGCGATCGGCGCGAACCCGCTGCTGCTGGTGCGCCCGTGCCACCGGGTGATCGGAGCCGACGGCACCATGCGCGGTTACGCCGGCGGCGTCGAGCGCAAGGTCCAGCTCCTCACCCACGAGGGCGTCCTGCAGCCCACCCTCCTCTGA
- a CDS encoding 2OG-Fe(II) oxygenase, with product MNDTTSPAARTAAQDWAALTDELDEHGNALTGQLLTPGQCHEIAALYDEDDRFRATIDMARHRFGSGQYRYFTHELPDVVRELREAFYPRLLPIARDWAERLGHPAPWPDTLGEWMALCHAAGQSKSAQILLRYGPGDWNALHRDVFGDLLFPLQVVIGLDVPGVDFTGGEFIMTEQRPRAQSRGSSTTLPQGHGLIFTTRDRPVASRRGWSTGPMRHGVSTVRSGRRRTLGLVFHDAK from the coding sequence ATGAACGACACCACATCCCCGGCGGCCCGGACAGCAGCGCAGGACTGGGCCGCCCTGACCGACGAACTCGACGAGCACGGCAACGCGCTCACCGGACAGCTCCTCACCCCCGGGCAGTGCCACGAGATCGCCGCCCTGTACGACGAGGACGACCGTTTCCGCGCGACCATCGACATGGCCCGCCATCGCTTCGGCTCCGGCCAGTACCGCTATTTCACGCACGAACTGCCGGATGTCGTAAGGGAGTTGCGTGAGGCCTTCTACCCACGGCTGCTGCCCATCGCGCGCGACTGGGCCGAGCGGCTCGGCCACCCCGCGCCCTGGCCCGACACGTTGGGGGAGTGGATGGCGCTATGCCATGCTGCCGGGCAGTCCAAGTCCGCCCAGATCCTGCTGCGTTACGGGCCGGGCGACTGGAACGCCCTGCACCGTGACGTGTTCGGCGATCTGCTCTTCCCGCTCCAGGTCGTGATCGGCCTCGACGTCCCGGGAGTCGATTTCACGGGCGGCGAGTTCATCATGACCGAGCAGCGCCCGCGCGCCCAGTCCAGGGGATCGTCCACGACCCTGCCCCAGGGCCACGGTCTGATCTTCACCACCCGCGACCGGCCCGTGGCCTCCAGGCGGGGCTGGTCCACCGGCCCCATGCGGCACGGAGTGAGCACCGTCCGCTCCGGGCGACGGCGCACGCTCGGGCTGGTCTTCCACGACGCGAAATGA
- a CDS encoding GNAT family N-acetyltransferase, whose protein sequence is MDHTAVLALFDRDMREGARPFGLDSVVERVGAVVRHVGPEKGWNGVLWSDLSEADADAAIAEQVRHFTGLGLEFEWKLYAHDRPVDLGRRLRAAGFTAEPVETLMIAEVGELDLDVRPPQGIELRAVTDAAGVDLVANVHEQAFGTDSSRLRHLLLTQLAEEPDTVVVVLALAGDVPVSSARMELIPGTQFAGLWGGGTVEAWRGRGIYRALVAHRARIATERGYRYLQVDASDDSRPILERLGFTPLTTTTPYMYVAP, encoded by the coding sequence ATGGATCACACAGCGGTACTGGCCCTGTTCGACCGGGACATGCGCGAGGGCGCGCGCCCCTTCGGCCTCGACTCCGTGGTGGAGCGCGTCGGAGCGGTGGTGCGGCACGTCGGACCCGAGAAGGGCTGGAACGGGGTGCTCTGGTCGGACCTCTCGGAGGCCGACGCCGACGCGGCGATCGCCGAGCAAGTGCGCCACTTCACGGGCCTGGGCCTGGAGTTCGAGTGGAAGCTGTACGCGCACGACCGGCCCGTCGATCTGGGCCGACGGCTGCGCGCGGCCGGCTTCACGGCCGAACCCGTGGAGACGCTGATGATCGCCGAGGTCGGCGAGCTGGACCTCGACGTCCGGCCGCCGCAGGGCATCGAGCTGCGGGCCGTCACCGACGCCGCGGGCGTCGACCTCGTGGCCAACGTCCATGAGCAGGCCTTCGGCACGGACAGCTCCCGGCTCCGGCACCTGCTGCTCACCCAGCTCGCCGAGGAGCCGGACACCGTGGTCGTCGTCCTGGCCCTCGCCGGTGACGTGCCGGTGAGCTCGGCCCGTATGGAACTCATCCCCGGCACACAGTTCGCGGGACTGTGGGGCGGCGGCACCGTCGAGGCCTGGCGCGGCCGCGGCATCTACCGCGCCCTGGTCGCACACCGCGCCCGAATCGCCACCGAGCGCGGCTACCGCTACCTTCAGGTCGACGCCTCGGACGACAGCCGCCCCATCCTCGAACGCCTCGGCTTCACCCCACTGACGACGACCACGCCGTACATGTACGTGGCCCCGTAA
- a CDS encoding GNAT family N-acetyltransferase has translation MPHRITALTDAQAGASSRRLAWLASDDEGAPVGSAFLRLFTKEGQEHLAELEIAVHRTERRRGVGGALLDAAVAAARDERRRSVLAQAETDAPGDLFLAARGFREVLALTYARLPLADADLHRIDEIAEQPHEGYRLIEWDGTVPPELARTFAESRRAMDDMPMDGTDYGTVVWDVDRVLSAAEAIAKRGELLHTVAVVDTADGSVVGFSELVVPGTGQGDAQHYGTGVLPEHRGHGLGLWMKARSIRQAREHHPELGGLLTDMADSNTHMRGINDTLGYLPTHQAVQYQLDL, from the coding sequence TTGCCGCATCGCATCACCGCGCTCACCGACGCCCAGGCCGGCGCGTCGAGCCGCCGTCTGGCATGGCTCGCGTCCGACGACGAGGGGGCACCGGTCGGGTCCGCCTTTCTGCGGCTGTTCACCAAGGAGGGGCAGGAGCATCTCGCCGAGCTGGAGATCGCCGTGCACCGGACCGAGCGACGGCGTGGTGTCGGCGGCGCTCTCCTGGACGCGGCCGTCGCGGCGGCACGCGACGAGCGGCGCCGCTCCGTTCTCGCCCAGGCCGAGACCGACGCCCCCGGCGACCTCTTCCTGGCGGCGCGCGGCTTCCGCGAGGTACTGGCACTGACATACGCACGGCTCCCGCTGGCCGACGCCGACCTCCACCGCATCGACGAGATCGCCGAACAGCCGCATGAGGGCTATCGGTTGATCGAGTGGGACGGCACGGTGCCGCCCGAACTGGCGCGTACCTTCGCCGAGTCGCGCCGGGCCATGGACGACATGCCGATGGACGGAACCGACTACGGCACGGTCGTCTGGGACGTGGACCGGGTGCTCTCCGCAGCCGAGGCGATCGCCAAGCGGGGTGAACTGCTGCACACCGTCGCCGTGGTGGACACCGCGGACGGGTCGGTCGTCGGCTTCTCCGAACTCGTCGTTCCGGGCACCGGCCAAGGGGACGCGCAGCACTACGGGACCGGTGTGCTGCCCGAACACCGAGGCCACGGTCTCGGTCTCTGGATGAAGGCGCGGTCCATCCGACAGGCCCGCGAGCACCACCCGGAACTCGGCGGCCTCCTCACGGACATGGCCGACAGCAACACGCACATGCGCGGCATCAACGACACCCTCGGCTATCTGCCCACGCACCAGGCGGTGCAGTACCAACTCGATCTGTGA
- a CDS encoding GlsB/YeaQ/YmgE family stress response membrane protein has product MEISGIISAIVIGIIIGVLGRLVVPGRQRIGILWTIGVGIVAALIGSALANAFDVSDTNGVDWIEWLIQIGLAAFGVAALDRSKAGRR; this is encoded by the coding sequence ATGGAGATCTCGGGCATCATCAGTGCCATCGTGATCGGCATCATCATCGGTGTGCTGGGCCGGCTCGTTGTTCCGGGCCGTCAGCGCATCGGCATTCTGTGGACGATCGGGGTCGGCATCGTGGCCGCGCTCATCGGCTCGGCGCTGGCGAACGCGTTCGACGTGTCCGACACCAATGGGGTGGACTGGATCGAGTGGCTGATCCAGATCGGGCTCGCGGCGTTCGGTGTCGCGGCTCTTGACCGGTCGAAGGCGGGCCGCCGCTGA